CGCGCGCGGCGTCGCGCCCGCTCGAGTCGCGGCAGGGGATGGTCGTGACGATAGACCGCCGCGGGCGGATCTACGTGGACCAGTCGGCGCTGTCCTACGCCGATTTCCGCGCCACCTTCCGTGCAGTGGTGGGGCGAACTCGGCCGTCGGGGATCTACCTTCGCGCGGACCGTGGCGTGCCCTACGGGGACGTGGCACGCGTCCTGGCGGTGATTCGCACCTCCGGCGTGGCGAACGTGGGCCTCGTCACGGAGGCCGAGGACGTGGTGCGGTGAGGAGCATGCGCGGCCGCGCGACCGCGGAGGGAGTGCGCGGCGCCGGGATCGCGGGGTCGCTCGCGCTGCACGGGCTCGTGATCGCGACGTTCCTGACGGCCGGGGCCACCCAGCCGCGTCCCCCGCTGCTCACCGCATACAGTGTGCAGCTCCTGGCGGCACCCGCTCCCGCCGCTCCGCCGGTACCCCAACCCGCGCCGGCGACGCCGGCCCCGCCGCCCGCGCGGTCACCGGAGCCGCCACGTCCAGCGGCCGCGCCGGCCCCGAGCCGGACGCCGTCGGCCCCGGTCGCCCCGCCACGGACTTCGACCCCGGCGCCCGCGGCCTCGCCGCCGCGGCC
The Gemmatimonadales bacterium DNA segment above includes these coding regions:
- a CDS encoding biopolymer transporter ExbD; this translates as MRRPRRHPRAALNADINVTSLVDVAFILLIIFMITAPIMQGGIDVQLPRAASRPLESRQGMVVTIDRRGRIYVDQSALSYADFRATFRAVVGRTRPSGIYLRADRGVPYGDVARVLAVIRTSGVANVGLVTEAEDVVR